The Pedobacter roseus genome contains a region encoding:
- a CDS encoding DUF2461 domain-containing protein, with amino-acid sequence MLKKETLNFIRDVAENNNREWFAANKDIYETAKADVLELVATLIPELAKVDPLLSAEADPKKSLLRIYRDVRFSKNKDPYKNNFGIWFSAKSKGGNEPGYYLHIQPGKGFLAGGYWMPEAAHLKLIRQEIDYNIGDFKEIINDNDFKKSFKLGVDNALKNAPKGYDPADPNIEFLKLKSFEATTKISDEEFLKPNLVNKLISSFKTVQPLVAFLRNAIEQ; translated from the coding sequence ATGCTTAAAAAAGAAACGCTAAATTTTATAAGAGATGTTGCGGAAAATAATAACCGCGAATGGTTTGCAGCCAATAAAGATATTTACGAAACAGCAAAAGCCGATGTGCTTGAGCTTGTAGCCACACTTATCCCCGAACTGGCTAAGGTAGATCCGTTACTTTCTGCAGAGGCAGACCCTAAAAAGAGCCTTTTGCGCATTTACCGCGATGTACGTTTCAGTAAAAATAAAGACCCTTATAAAAATAACTTTGGTATCTGGTTTTCGGCAAAAAGCAAGGGAGGCAACGAACCAGGTTATTACCTGCACATTCAACCGGGCAAAGGGTTTCTGGCAGGTGGTTACTGGATGCCCGAAGCAGCGCATTTAAAACTGATCAGACAGGAAATTGATTATAATATTGGCGATTTTAAAGAAATTATCAATGATAATGATTTTAAAAAAAGTTTTAAGCTAGGTGTTGATAATGCCCTTAAAAACGCCCCGAAAGGTTATGATCCGGCAGATCCAAACATCGAATTCTTGAAGTTGAAAAGCTTCGAAGCCACGACGAAAATCAGCGATGAAGAATTTTTAAAGCCGAACCTCGTTAATAAGTTGATAAGTTCTTTTAAAACGGTACAACCTTTAGTTGCATTTTTACGAAACGCAATAGAACAATAA
- a CDS encoding RagB/SusD family nutrient uptake outer membrane protein: MKLNKIQFLLFGLPLLLTAQSCNKYLDKEPDNRTEINSVSKVAQLVATAYPQYDYYTFTEAASDNAEDKGSGVGSTDDVSTLPYFWKDFVGASTGSSTNYWNGCYAGIAAANQALQAIEQNNFGNAVLPYKGEALVARAYAHFMLVTFFAKEYTIGGANSSPGIPYVTTPETKVIQPYERGTVQSTYDKIEKDLNEGIALLSASAYSVPKYHFTPAAAHAFASRFYLFKGDWQKAIDHANLVTAGGDYTSIVRPVNSTLAALSTADYRAAYTRSDLKANLLLANQYSAYQRLTSPRYGYGQNLVKMFAAGGVSGNITGKAYANKILSYGAPNYTTYKYYEYFFITDQVAQIGYPYLMAPLLTTDEALLNRAEAYAKLGQFDNALKDVNIILANTVSGYNAGSDVVTQARVASFYNTTDMTDGIVKLILSIKKAQFLQEGMRWMDLLRNHLPVVHNTLENGVEGSMTLGADDNRRLFQIPEEAKLSGVPLNPR, encoded by the coding sequence ATGAAATTAAACAAAATACAATTTTTATTATTTGGGCTACCTCTTTTACTTACGGCACAATCGTGTAATAAGTACTTAGATAAAGAACCCGATAATAGAACAGAAATTAACTCGGTATCAAAGGTAGCGCAACTGGTTGCAACTGCTTACCCACAGTACGATTATTATACATTTACAGAGGCTGCTTCTGATAATGCAGAAGATAAAGGAAGCGGTGTTGGTTCAACAGACGATGTGTCTACATTACCTTATTTTTGGAAGGATTTTGTTGGTGCAAGTACAGGAAGTTCAACCAATTACTGGAATGGTTGTTATGCAGGTATTGCAGCAGCAAATCAGGCTTTGCAGGCTATTGAGCAGAACAACTTCGGAAATGCTGTTTTGCCATACAAAGGCGAAGCTTTGGTGGCAAGAGCTTATGCCCACTTTATGTTGGTTACGTTTTTCGCCAAAGAATATACCATTGGTGGAGCCAATAGTTCGCCTGGTATCCCTTATGTAACCACTCCCGAAACTAAGGTGATCCAGCCTTACGAGAGAGGTACAGTTCAATCTACTTACGATAAAATCGAAAAAGATCTGAATGAAGGGATTGCATTATTATCAGCCAGTGCCTATTCGGTACCAAAATATCACTTTACACCAGCTGCTGCCCATGCTTTTGCATCCCGTTTTTACCTGTTTAAAGGTGATTGGCAAAAAGCTATTGATCATGCTAACCTGGTAACAGCCGGAGGAGATTATACTTCGATAGTAAGACCGGTAAATTCGACACTTGCGGCATTAAGTACTGCTGATTACAGAGCTGCCTATACAAGATCTGATTTAAAAGCTAACCTGTTACTTGCAAATCAGTATTCAGCTTATCAAAGATTAACCAGCCCAAGGTATGGGTATGGACAGAATTTGGTGAAAATGTTTGCAGCAGGTGGCGTATCGGGTAACATTACCGGAAAGGCTTATGCAAATAAAATCCTTTCTTATGGAGCTCCAAATTATACCACTTATAAGTATTACGAATATTTCTTTATCACAGATCAGGTTGCACAGATTGGCTATCCATATTTAATGGCCCCACTATTAACTACGGATGAGGCCTTATTAAACAGGGCCGAAGCCTATGCTAAACTGGGTCAGTTTGATAATGCATTAAAAGATGTAAATATAATCCTGGCCAATACGGTAAGTGGGTATAATGCTGGTAGTGATGTAGTAACCCAAGCTAGAGTAGCAAGCTTTTATAACACTACGGATATGACAGATGGAATTGTCAAGTTGATATTAAGCATTAAAAAAGCACAGTTTTTACAGGAGGGTATGCGGTGGATGGATTTATTGAGAAATCACTTGCCTGTAGTTCATAATACCTTAGAAAATGGAGTAGAAGGCTCGATGACCTTAGGTGCTGATGATAACCGTCGTTTGTTCCAAATTCCTGAAGAAGCAAAACTTTCTGGAGTACCATTAAATCCTAGATAA
- a CDS encoding DUF983 domain-containing protein, giving the protein MEGQTSKLYAIVHCKCPHCRRGNIFTGSMYGWNIQHTKEICGHCAQRIEIEPGYFYAAMYVSYAMNVIEMLLASFITYLIFGPLTDATFWHYLIVIFAGCFILYPFNYRYSRMILLHVLSPNIKYKPYYDKG; this is encoded by the coding sequence ATGGAAGGGCAAACTTCAAAATTATATGCCATTGTGCATTGTAAATGCCCGCATTGCCGTAGAGGAAATATTTTTACCGGCAGCATGTACGGCTGGAACATTCAGCACACTAAAGAAATCTGCGGTCATTGCGCACAACGGATAGAAATTGAGCCGGGCTACTTTTACGCCGCCATGTATGTAAGCTATGCGATGAATGTAATCGAAATGCTTTTGGCCAGTTTCATTACCTATTTAATTTTCGGACCATTAACAGATGCTACCTTCTGGCATTATCTGATCGTCATTTTTGCAGGCTGTTTTATCCTGTATCCCTTTAATTACCGTTACTCGAGGATGATATTGCTTCATGTTTTATCACCAAATATCAAATACAAACCGTATTACGATAAGGGTTAA
- a CDS encoding NACHT domain-containing protein: MNANDLLIELRKFVLIKSGLRNIDPAHCKIISEYVFQETKNYVSETTIKRFFGFANTLHKFSLFTLNSLSQYIGYNDWDAFCKDKENQTTSVQSVWQDLKLKAQAITEVSLIAKKNNSGVPFNATANRSFFYPDFDYFLKNNYQFTTVSAQPGQGKSILLAHMVEYFFFSENALYKNDIVLMVNSTSINTIIQNGATLKDWFLKEFKFGSLSELIGFFKKNPEKREGRFIIIVDGIDELLGKSNYFKTFIDFLYSIEENNFVKLVFGLRTNSWINLQPAIYGSASLTKAWYTGLFYDEDTLSNVPPLSAEEVLYTLSHIENKIVNRSDVSPNLLAQFKTPFWLQVYFKLKDENHHLELSNPLLCYELISYFLEKRVFLAKKSTEKIFLLKKISDCISEGNKKLRVAKEKILSYINCYPDAYEELLHSGIIIEEKRLSTTIPTEIVRFLSDDIYTYFLFIQITDKFEYKPGKSFFEYILNSFPAQNSRRDHILNWSIRFCINRNEIAALKNIFKLPFTNREKNSAFDFICYVSKFELAKPNSNFNKLSIDVDFIDIMASGRTMSPLYKETIKTISENVLNEDIQIMLHVIECNVNLIDVDKISLANTMQLLKRNYKRLNELFPINPYDLILYFYNNLVNKPTESKTLEDKITKLCQDIDRSSPRKNEEITATEILSYRLVLIALFSQKSYAECHRFIMAILSKYPNIFYVRHSVFSPFLLLHLGQTYIKLNYFKKAQRIMQFVDKIISSDYSYHTNFILASVRIFKANFYNATNNYEQALIEANAGLEITHRNDFKMFEISLLLSKIDSLKHTEESEEVSNVIKELLNFLTLHKLSMPDYSNLSGTEFEHTFKILKSYRRHQNL; this comes from the coding sequence ATGAACGCTAACGATCTCCTTATCGAACTCAGGAAATTTGTCCTTATAAAATCTGGTTTGAGAAACATCGACCCAGCCCATTGTAAGATCATTTCCGAGTATGTATTTCAAGAAACCAAGAACTACGTAAGTGAAACTACTATAAAGCGCTTCTTCGGTTTCGCCAATACCCTACATAAATTTTCATTGTTCACACTGAACAGCCTTTCGCAGTATATCGGCTACAATGATTGGGATGCATTTTGTAAAGACAAGGAAAACCAGACCACTTCTGTTCAGAGTGTATGGCAGGATTTAAAGCTAAAAGCACAAGCCATTACCGAGGTATCGTTAATTGCAAAAAAAAATAATTCAGGTGTTCCGTTTAATGCCACAGCCAACAGAAGTTTTTTCTATCCCGATTTCGATTACTTCCTCAAAAACAATTATCAGTTTACCACGGTAAGTGCACAGCCCGGTCAGGGTAAATCAATTTTGCTGGCACACATGGTAGAATATTTCTTCTTTTCAGAAAATGCGCTCTATAAAAACGATATTGTTTTAATGGTTAACTCTACCAGCATTAATACCATAATACAAAATGGAGCCACTTTAAAAGATTGGTTTTTAAAAGAGTTTAAGTTTGGAAGTTTAAGTGAACTGATAGGCTTTTTTAAGAAAAATCCCGAGAAACGCGAAGGCCGCTTTATCATTATTGTTGATGGCATTGACGAGTTGTTGGGCAAAAGCAATTATTTTAAAACCTTTATCGATTTTTTATACAGCATAGAGGAAAATAATTTTGTTAAACTTGTTTTTGGACTGCGTACCAACAGCTGGATTAATTTACAGCCTGCCATTTACGGATCAGCATCTTTAACAAAAGCCTGGTACACCGGATTGTTTTATGATGAGGATACTTTAAGTAATGTGCCCCCCTTAAGTGCCGAGGAAGTATTATACACCCTCAGCCACATTGAGAACAAAATTGTAAACAGGTCTGATGTAAGCCCTAACCTGTTGGCCCAGTTTAAAACGCCGTTTTGGCTACAGGTTTATTTCAAGCTCAAAGATGAGAACCACCATCTTGAGCTGAGTAATCCATTATTATGTTACGAATTAATCAGCTATTTCTTAGAAAAACGGGTATTCCTTGCTAAGAAAAGTACTGAAAAAATATTCCTGCTCAAAAAAATAAGCGATTGTATTTCTGAAGGCAACAAAAAGTTAAGGGTAGCCAAAGAAAAAATATTAAGCTACATCAATTGTTATCCCGATGCTTATGAAGAACTTTTGCATTCGGGCATTATTATCGAAGAAAAAAGACTGAGTACCACTATTCCTACCGAAATTGTCCGTTTTTTAAGCGACGATATTTACACTTATTTCCTTTTTATACAGATTACAGATAAGTTTGAATACAAACCCGGAAAATCATTTTTTGAGTATATTTTAAATAGTTTCCCGGCACAAAACTCGCGCAGAGACCATATTTTAAACTGGTCGATCAGGTTTTGTATCAACAGGAATGAAATTGCAGCCTTAAAGAATATTTTTAAACTTCCCTTTACCAACAGGGAGAAAAACAGTGCTTTCGATTTTATCTGTTATGTATCAAAATTCGAGCTTGCCAAGCCCAACTCCAACTTTAACAAGTTAAGTATCGACGTCGATTTTATCGACATTATGGCTTCTGGCAGAACGATGAGCCCGCTTTACAAAGAAACGATCAAAACCATTTCGGAGAACGTGCTTAACGAAGATATCCAGATTATGCTGCATGTAATAGAGTGCAACGTAAACCTGATCGATGTAGATAAAATATCGCTGGCAAACACCATGCAACTCCTAAAAAGGAATTACAAAAGGTTAAATGAACTGTTTCCAATCAATCCGTACGACTTAATTTTATATTTCTACAATAACCTCGTTAACAAACCCACCGAAAGCAAAACTCTTGAAGATAAAATTACTAAACTTTGCCAGGATATAGACAGGAGCAGTCCGCGGAAAAATGAAGAAATTACGGCCACTGAGATATTATCCTACCGTTTGGTACTGATTGCCCTTTTCTCGCAGAAAAGTTATGCTGAATGCCACCGTTTTATTATGGCTATTTTAAGTAAATACCCCAATATCTTTTACGTAAGGCATTCCGTTTTTTCGCCCTTCCTATTGCTTCATTTAGGCCAAACCTACATTAAGCTCAATTATTTTAAAAAGGCACAGCGCATTATGCAGTTTGTAGATAAGATCATCAGCAGCGATTATAGTTACCATACCAATTTCATCCTGGCCAGTGTTAGGATTTTTAAGGCAAACTTTTATAACGCCACAAACAATTATGAACAGGCACTGATAGAAGCCAACGCTGGTTTAGAAATTACACATCGAAATGATTTTAAGATGTTCGAGATTTCGCTTTTATTAAGTAAAATCGACAGCTTAAAACATACTGAAGAATCGGAAGAAGTATCGAACGTAATTAAAGAACTGCTTAATTTTTTAACCCTACACAAACTCTCTATGCCTGATTATTCGAACTTAAGCGGCACTGAATTTGAACATACCTTTAAAATTTTAAAATCTTACCGCCGTCACCAAAACCTATAA
- a CDS encoding substrate import-associated zinc metallohydrolase lipoprotein — protein sequence MKRNIFKTLSFIALLGMMVSCRKEAALNVDLTKYNIDNPVANTDLDAWLKTTFLDEYNMDVIYRYTRYYYDNDKNVAPSNTAQVRPQMQTVLDGFILPYRKIAGVTFIKKSIPKEWIMFGSGAYQTDGSMILATASAGRRVTIYDVNNFNVNDAALVVGKLKTIHHEFTHILNQQVPMPADFQNITKSTYNATWTTVADATARDNGYVTPYASSEPVEDFAEMTSHLLVFGQAWFDARANAASAVGKAALKAKEASVVQYFTINLGVDFRKLQQEVQNVVRNQYKYAPASFPYWMGQNLFKTMTINLESPIYADNGISSDFATPYNTFKAAVLAANATQKYHLDYIQMRFESATVLTVRAAFSNATTQYFGDYSFNYTVNATTGAVTFTKVANGTGTTFSNGALFTASFTNTIQAYLTGKTFIAAWLPASINADNFNSYGGFYLSGTPTNYFYGALGQTL from the coding sequence ATGAAAAGAAATATATTTAAAACCTTAAGCTTTATCGCTCTTCTTGGTATGATGGTTTCATGCCGTAAAGAAGCGGCGCTTAATGTTGATTTAACTAAATACAATATTGATAATCCTGTTGCAAATACAGATTTAGATGCCTGGTTAAAAACAACATTTTTGGATGAGTATAATATGGACGTGATTTATCGTTACACCAGGTATTATTACGATAATGATAAAAATGTTGCCCCTAGTAATACTGCACAAGTAAGACCACAGATGCAAACTGTACTTGATGGTTTCATTTTGCCCTATCGGAAAATTGCTGGCGTTACTTTTATCAAAAAGAGTATACCAAAAGAGTGGATAATGTTTGGATCTGGTGCTTACCAAACCGATGGATCAATGATTTTGGCTACTGCATCAGCGGGTAGGCGTGTTACCATTTATGATGTTAATAATTTTAACGTAAATGATGCTGCTCTTGTGGTTGGAAAATTAAAAACCATTCATCACGAGTTTACGCACATTTTGAATCAACAGGTACCAATGCCTGCTGATTTTCAGAATATCACAAAATCAACTTATAATGCAACCTGGACAACTGTAGCTGATGCTACCGCCAGAGACAACGGATATGTAACACCTTATGCATCGAGCGAGCCGGTTGAGGATTTTGCTGAAATGACCTCTCATTTGTTAGTATTTGGCCAAGCCTGGTTTGATGCAAGGGCAAATGCAGCATCTGCTGTTGGTAAAGCTGCCCTGAAAGCTAAAGAGGCTAGTGTGGTACAATATTTCACCATTAACCTGGGTGTCGATTTCAGAAAATTGCAGCAGGAAGTACAAAATGTGGTAAGAAATCAATATAAATATGCTCCTGCAAGTTTTCCTTATTGGATGGGACAGAATTTGTTTAAAACAATGACTATTAATTTAGAAAGTCCAATTTATGCTGATAATGGTATTTCTTCAGATTTTGCGACGCCTTACAATACATTCAAGGCTGCGGTTTTAGCTGCTAATGCAACACAAAAATATCATCTTGATTATATTCAGATGAGATTTGAATCAGCTACTGTATTGACAGTACGGGCAGCATTTTCTAATGCAACAACACAGTATTTTGGTGATTATTCATTTAACTACACTGTTAATGCAACTACAGGAGCTGTAACATTTACTAAAGTAGCCAATGGTACTGGTACAACATTTAGTAATGGAGCACTATTTACTGCCTCTTTTACAAATACTATTCAGGCATATCTAACAGGCAAAACGTTCATTGCAGCTTGGTTGCCAGCTTCTATTAATGCCGACAACTTTAATAGTTATGGAGGATTTTATTTAAGCGGGACACCTACTAATTACTTTTATGGGGCATTAGGTCAAACATTATAA
- a CDS encoding DUF4302 domain-containing protein, with translation MKKILYLFLLTLVVFAGCKKSSFESVFDKSPEDRIGDAINLVNTTLTSAPNGWIATLPTSAGGGYGFYMDFTADQKVTMYSDISDVAMATAATSTYRVTSGLGASLSFDTYNYLSVLQDPKGAVFGGVQGSGFSSDVEFTYVRSTPDSLIMVGRQFRQPLVLVKATAAQKAAYVAGSYKTAIDKFKTFFTTTANPYIEIVSGSTTLKAGISVNASNNMSSGKRVSFTGLLADGVTTASGIAKFAFKVDAMDLLGSGLVYQGVTFVKFAWKDATTLALYDSTGKEYIIKSNPTPLLAFKTLFKYNGAYNGIMITGRNLPLGVTSGWNALWTSQIASYDLNNVSMESMQFRLLTATTAKLEVWFVSGTTRYLADASYTYTINDDIITLSNYVPSASNANWNNGWVVTAIKNYFITAPTFKLDWVVSSNSSVSGLAGLYKVSDPTNFYYGVAIKN, from the coding sequence ATGAAAAAAATATTATATCTATTTCTTTTAACCCTGGTTGTATTTGCCGGGTGTAAGAAATCCTCTTTCGAGTCAGTTTTTGATAAAAGTCCGGAGGATAGAATAGGTGATGCCATTAATTTGGTAAACACCACACTTACTTCAGCTCCAAACGGATGGATTGCTACATTACCTACCTCTGCAGGTGGTGGTTACGGTTTTTATATGGATTTTACTGCAGATCAGAAAGTGACCATGTACAGTGATATTTCGGATGTTGCAATGGCAACTGCCGCTACATCTACCTATAGGGTTACATCTGGTTTGGGAGCTTCTTTATCATTTGATACCTACAATTACCTATCGGTTCTTCAAGATCCAAAGGGAGCTGTTTTTGGTGGCGTACAGGGAAGTGGTTTTTCATCGGATGTTGAGTTTACTTATGTTCGGTCAACTCCTGATAGCTTAATTATGGTTGGGCGTCAATTCCGTCAGCCATTGGTATTGGTTAAGGCAACCGCAGCTCAAAAAGCAGCCTATGTTGCCGGAAGTTATAAAACAGCAATTGATAAGTTTAAAACTTTTTTTACAACTACTGCTAATCCCTATATTGAAATTGTATCCGGTTCGACCACGCTAAAAGCCGGGATTTCTGTTAATGCATCAAACAATATGTCGTCGGGTAAGCGGGTAAGTTTTACGGGTTTATTGGCAGATGGTGTAACTACTGCTTCAGGTATTGCCAAATTTGCCTTTAAGGTAGATGCTATGGATTTATTGGGTTCTGGTTTGGTATATCAGGGAGTAACATTCGTTAAATTTGCATGGAAAGATGCAACTACCCTGGCACTTTATGATTCTACAGGTAAGGAATACATTATTAAAAGTAACCCTACACCATTACTGGCATTTAAAACATTATTTAAATATAATGGGGCATACAACGGAATTATGATTACCGGTAGAAATCTCCCTCTAGGTGTTACTTCTGGATGGAATGCATTATGGACATCTCAAATTGCTAGTTACGACTTGAATAATGTTTCAATGGAGTCGATGCAATTTAGATTGCTAACAGCTACAACAGCTAAATTGGAAGTTTGGTTTGTTTCGGGTACTACCAGGTATTTAGCTGATGCATCATACACTTATACAATTAATGATGATATCATTACATTATCTAACTATGTTCCTTCGGCTTCGAATGCCAACTGGAATAATGGTTGGGTAGTTACTGCAATTAAAAATTATTTCATTACAGCTCCAACGTTTAAATTAGACTGGGTGGTGAGTTCGAACTCTTCAGTTTCTGGTTTGGCTGGTTTATATAAGGTTAGTGATCCTACTAATTTTTATTATGGCGTAGCCATTAAAAACTAA
- a CDS encoding OmpA/MotB family protein — MKNTFLAFAVLLFFSSLSSCVVLSPKKYKALLGTKDSLYTAFNEGLIKIENLEKEVAKLKKDTTLMAEELRDLQNSYNTVDANYKKLKNNSSTEITKLSGDLAAREKRLKEVEEVLRKRDEATNSLKEKLQQALLGFTKNGLTVEIKNGKVYVSLTDKLLFPSGSIIIDEKGKQALTQLANVLKQQPEINIAVEGHTDNQKINNLGQIKDNWDLSVLRATSVVRYLTENEKVESVRMTATGKGEFQPLGTNANADGRSKNRRIEIVLSPKLDELYNLIK; from the coding sequence ATGAAAAATACCTTTCTTGCCTTTGCCGTTCTCCTCTTTTTTTCTTCGCTATCCTCCTGTGTGGTATTATCTCCAAAAAAGTATAAAGCTTTATTGGGAACCAAAGATTCGCTTTATACCGCTTTTAATGAAGGTTTAATTAAAATCGAAAATCTCGAAAAAGAAGTAGCAAAGCTGAAAAAAGATACCACTTTAATGGCCGAAGAGCTTCGCGACCTGCAAAATAGTTACAATACCGTTGATGCAAACTACAAAAAACTTAAAAATAACTCTTCTACGGAGATCACCAAACTATCAGGCGATTTAGCTGCCCGCGAGAAACGTTTAAAAGAAGTAGAAGAGGTGCTGCGCAAACGCGATGAAGCCACCAACTCACTTAAAGAAAAATTACAACAGGCTTTATTGGGCTTTACCAAAAACGGTTTAACTGTCGAAATTAAGAACGGTAAGGTATATGTTTCTTTAACCGATAAACTTTTATTTCCTTCGGGAAGTATCATCATTGATGAAAAAGGTAAACAGGCTTTAACGCAATTGGCCAATGTATTAAAACAGCAGCCTGAAATTAATATTGCAGTAGAGGGGCATACCGATAACCAGAAAATAAATAATCTGGGCCAAATAAAAGATAACTGGGATTTAAGTGTGCTCAGGGCAACATCTGTAGTGCGTTATTTAACCGAGAACGAAAAAGTAGAGAGTGTAAGGATGACCGCTACTGGTAAAGGTGAATTCCAGCCATTGGGCACCAATGCAAATGCGGATGGAAGAAGCAAAAACAGAAGGATTGAGATCGTTCTTTCTCCAAAACTGGATGAACTTTATAATCTGATTAAATAA